The following proteins are encoded in a genomic region of Planctomycetota bacterium:
- a CDS encoding L,D-transpeptidase family protein, with protein MTTLGRTIVTVLVVGVLVGATAVAAHFLWPRTPEQMKPVVIETPVGAPPPPANLPAPRQMPVPPAPAPLAPAPGPVAPSPAPVPAGPGEAVADEGLALFAAGRIVEAQKRLSEALRAGVGGARAKAVRDALGRCSERLQFSRQAGVPADPYSKTYVVASGDMLTTIGQKFLVPYELLMRVNGLTSTVIYADQPLKVLQGPIHVEVLKSAYELRVWLGDVCLAVYPVGLGAGNSTPEGTFLVEKKLKNPPYQPQHKPPSEFRPGGHPENPLGTRWIDIGNHYGIHGTIDPASIGGNVSEGCIRMHNRDVEMLYDLLVPGVSKVTIRP; from the coding sequence ATGACTACGCTGGGTCGCACTATTGTGACGGTTCTGGTGGTTGGAGTTCTGGTCGGGGCCACGGCGGTGGCGGCCCATTTCCTCTGGCCGAGGACGCCCGAGCAGATGAAGCCCGTTGTCATCGAGACGCCCGTCGGTGCGCCGCCGCCCCCCGCGAATTTGCCGGCACCGCGCCAAATGCCTGTGCCGCCGGCCCCCGCGCCGCTTGCTCCCGCCCCCGGGCCGGTCGCGCCCTCGCCGGCGCCGGTGCCCGCGGGTCCCGGCGAAGCGGTGGCCGACGAGGGGCTCGCCCTCTTCGCCGCCGGACGCATCGTCGAGGCCCAGAAACGCCTCAGCGAGGCCCTCCGCGCGGGGGTGGGCGGCGCCAGGGCCAAGGCCGTCCGCGACGCGCTCGGCCGGTGCAGCGAACGCCTCCAGTTCTCGCGGCAGGCGGGGGTTCCCGCAGATCCCTACTCGAAGACCTATGTCGTCGCCTCCGGCGACATGCTGACGACCATCGGCCAGAAATTCCTCGTTCCCTACGAACTCCTCATGCGCGTCAACGGCCTCACGTCGACCGTCATCTACGCCGACCAGCCGCTCAAGGTCCTCCAGGGTCCGATTCACGTCGAGGTCCTCAAGAGTGCGTACGAACTGCGGGTCTGGCTCGGCGACGTGTGCCTCGCCGTCTATCCCGTCGGCCTGGGCGCCGGCAACTCGACGCCCGAGGGCACCTTCCTCGTCGAGAAGAAACTCAAAAATCCGCCGTACCAGCCCCAGCACAAGCCGCCCAGCGAGTTCCGCCCCGGCGGGCATCCGGAGAATCCTCTCGGCACGCGCTGGATCGACATCGGCAACCACTACGGCATCCACGGGACGATCGATCCCGCGAGCATCGGCGGGAACGTCTCCGAAGGCTGCATCCGCATGCACAACCGCGACGTCGAGATGCTTTACGACCTGCTGGTCCCCGGCGTCAGCAAGGTGACGATACGGCCCTAA
- a CDS encoding 5-formyltetrahydrofolate cyclo-ligase — protein sequence MVHTDIGRAKAQARRSVSVALANLTPGRRRSAGLAVARRLARLQAVRRARTLMVFLSLPTEIDTWPIIRWAWTEGKRVAVPRVEPPLAGHGTDLAAHEIVPVVLEPADVAGLADHPAVRPGALGILEVPDAPAMPVAEIDIVLAPCQALDRAGNRLGKGGGFYDRFLARPDLRAGVIAVAFQEQVLDEVPVTGNDRRVAMIVTDAETISISTAGSPPRLSKRGGDPP from the coding sequence ATGGTCCATACGGACATTGGCCGGGCCAAGGCCCAGGCGCGCCGTAGCGTTTCGGTCGCGCTGGCGAATTTGACGCCCGGCCGCCGCCGGTCCGCCGGCTTGGCCGTTGCGCGGCGACTCGCCCGACTCCAGGCCGTGCGGAGGGCGCGGACGTTGATGGTTTTTCTTTCGCTCCCGACCGAGATCGACACCTGGCCGATCATCCGCTGGGCCTGGACCGAAGGCAAACGCGTGGCCGTCCCGCGCGTCGAGCCCCCTCTCGCCGGACACGGGACGGACCTGGCGGCGCACGAGATCGTCCCGGTGGTCCTGGAACCGGCCGACGTCGCCGGCCTGGCGGACCACCCAGCCGTCCGGCCCGGCGCGCTGGGGATCCTTGAGGTCCCGGATGCCCCGGCGATGCCCGTGGCTGAGATCGATATTGTCCTCGCGCCGTGCCAGGCGCTCGACCGGGCCGGTAACCGCCTCGGCAAGGGCGGAGGGTTCTACGACCGGTTCCTCGCCCGGCCGGACTTGCGGGCCGGCGTCATCGCCGTCGCGTTTCAGGAACAGGTGCTCGACGAGGTGCCCGTGACGGGAAACGACCGCCGCGTCGCGATGATCGTCACCGATGCCGAGACGATTTCCATCAGCACGGCAGGTTCGCCGCCCCGCTTGTCGAAGCGCGGCGGAGACCCGCCGTAG